In Opitutaceae bacterium TAV5, one genomic interval encodes:
- a CDS encoding beta-galactosidase produces the protein MKYDSSSIRFTITNDFLARAGNARPLSAFRGKNPATGECLEVNASHITRDGLPWLPAMGEFHYSRCPREEWEPAILKIRAGGIRILATYIFWNHHEEEQGVFDWSGRRDLRAFLGLCKKHDLEVALRIGPFAHGEARNGGLPDWLYAQPFEARSDDPRYLALVGRLFGEIGRQAAGFMFGEGGPVVAIQLENEFMDSAAPWETTHVEGVEFTPRGSGGIGHLRMLKELARHAGLVAPVYTATGWGESPVSEEEFLPVFGGYAFHPWIDAGIPQEPSDNYVFRDLLAADEKARGWGVKFDATRVPYACCELGSGVQVFYKNRPVVPPESVDSMLVVALGSGANLPGFYVYHGGTNPESRRGGFLNEHRCPRFSYDFQAPIGEFGQLRESYHRLRRLFLFLDAWGAELAPMRVVHPDGGPVVSPSDVSRVRCAVRADAGAPGNEGKARGFVFINNYQDHCPLPDRERVEICLAGADAAAWMFSVRLKPAVCMILPFGMQVGDARLDYATVQPLTKLTWQEKDYFFFHAPEGVAARLAFDRRSVRSVNSGNDGSRVCEEGGHLLIDLEPGIESMVCVTASSGREAVMVVLDDKAALQFWRGRFEGEERVVVSSCDVVFANDHMEILAETGGRDVESVTLHVFPPLDESGGARSGVFQRHSVDVETRSPRVEVEQIAASRVSVRVRAEEFAGFDEVLLRIGYTGDVGSAFIGGRLVHDNFGNGQIWELGLRRFFRENGGRDIEVLLVAVPRSDGGSGFTADQMASIKVLNTDGSGAGIHSVRVTGRRRVRFAPVRARPEAEAAPEPELAMIR, from the coding sequence ATGAAATACGATTCTTCAAGTATCCGTTTTACTATTACTAACGATTTTTTGGCACGCGCCGGCAATGCGCGGCCGCTTTCCGCCTTTCGCGGGAAAAATCCGGCGACCGGCGAATGCCTGGAGGTGAACGCCTCGCACATCACCCGGGACGGCCTTCCGTGGCTCCCCGCGATGGGAGAATTTCACTACTCGCGGTGTCCGCGCGAGGAATGGGAACCGGCGATTCTGAAAATCAGGGCCGGTGGCATCCGGATTCTGGCGACCTACATTTTCTGGAATCACCATGAGGAGGAGCAGGGCGTGTTCGACTGGTCCGGCCGCCGCGACCTGCGCGCGTTTCTCGGATTGTGCAAGAAGCACGACCTGGAGGTGGCGTTGCGCATCGGTCCGTTCGCGCATGGCGAGGCTCGCAACGGCGGGCTGCCCGACTGGCTGTATGCGCAGCCGTTCGAGGCGCGGAGCGACGATCCGCGTTATCTGGCGCTGGTCGGGCGGTTGTTTGGCGAGATCGGGCGGCAGGCTGCCGGGTTCATGTTCGGCGAAGGCGGGCCGGTGGTGGCAATTCAACTGGAGAACGAGTTCATGGACAGCGCCGCCCCGTGGGAGACCACGCATGTCGAGGGTGTGGAATTCACTCCACGCGGGAGCGGGGGCATCGGGCATCTGCGCATGTTGAAGGAACTGGCGCGACACGCAGGTCTGGTGGCTCCGGTTTATACGGCGACAGGCTGGGGAGAGTCGCCCGTGTCGGAGGAAGAGTTTTTGCCGGTGTTCGGCGGCTACGCGTTTCATCCGTGGATCGATGCCGGCATCCCGCAAGAGCCGTCGGACAATTATGTGTTCCGCGATCTGCTGGCGGCGGACGAGAAGGCGCGGGGGTGGGGTGTGAAATTTGACGCCACGCGCGTGCCGTATGCGTGCTGCGAACTGGGCAGCGGCGTGCAGGTTTTTTACAAAAACCGCCCCGTGGTGCCGCCGGAAAGCGTGGACAGCATGCTGGTGGTGGCGCTGGGATCGGGGGCCAATCTGCCGGGGTTTTATGTTTACCACGGCGGCACCAATCCGGAGAGTCGGCGGGGTGGCTTCCTGAACGAGCACCGGTGTCCGCGTTTTTCGTATGATTTTCAGGCGCCAATCGGCGAGTTCGGCCAGTTGCGGGAATCGTATCACCGGTTGCGGCGGTTGTTTCTCTTTCTCGACGCGTGGGGCGCGGAACTGGCGCCGATGCGCGTGGTGCATCCCGACGGAGGTCCGGTCGTATCGCCGTCGGATGTGAGCAGGGTCCGCTGCGCGGTGCGTGCGGACGCGGGTGCGCCCGGGAACGAAGGGAAGGCCCGCGGGTTTGTCTTCATCAACAACTACCAGGATCATTGTCCGCTTCCGGATCGTGAACGGGTGGAAATCTGCCTCGCCGGTGCCGACGCGGCTGCATGGATGTTTTCCGTCCGCCTGAAGCCCGCTGTGTGCATGATTCTTCCCTTCGGGATGCAGGTGGGCGATGCGCGACTGGACTACGCCACGGTCCAGCCCTTGACGAAGCTGACCTGGCAGGAAAAAGACTATTTCTTCTTCCACGCACCGGAGGGGGTGGCCGCGCGACTGGCGTTTGACCGCCGGAGCGTGCGGTCGGTGAACTCCGGCAACGATGGCAGCCGGGTGTGCGAGGAGGGCGGTCATTTGCTCATCGACCTGGAGCCGGGGATTGAGTCGATGGTTTGCGTAACCGCTTCTTCGGGCCGGGAAGCCGTCATGGTTGTGCTGGACGACAAGGCGGCGTTGCAATTCTGGCGCGGACGTTTCGAAGGAGAGGAACGTGTGGTCGTGAGTTCCTGCGATGTGGTTTTTGCGAACGATCACATGGAGATTTTGGCCGAAACCGGAGGGCGCGATGTGGAATCGGTGACATTGCATGTATTCCCCCCGCTGGATGAATCGGGGGGCGCGAGGTCGGGCGTCTTCCAACGGCACAGCGTGGACGTGGAAACGCGATCGCCGCGTGTGGAGGTGGAGCAAATCGCGGCGTCGCGGGTGAGCGTGCGCGTGCGGGCGGAAGAGTTCGCCGGCTTCGACGAAGTCTTGTTGCGGATCGGCTACACTGGCGATGTGGGGAGCGCGTTCATCGGCGGACGTCTGGTGCACGACAACTTCGGCAACGGCCAGATCTGGGAACTGGGGCTGCGCCGGTTTTTCAGGGAAAACGGCGGGCGCGATATCGAAGTGCTGCTGGTCGCCGTGCCCCGGAGCGATGGCGGGAGCGGTTTTACCGCCGACCAGATGGCAAGTATCAAGGTATTGAACACGGATGGAAGTGGCGCGGGCATTCATTCCGTGCGCGTCACGGGGCGGCGGCGGGTGCGCTTCGCGCCCGTGCGGGCACGTCCGGAGGCCGAGGCAGCGCCCGAGCCTGAACTCGCGATGATCCGGTAA
- a CDS encoding sodium:proline symporter, translating to MHILDWLVILIPLIIILTIGVVTHRYMKSVAHFVSGGRVGGRYLLAVAKGEMSAGAVVFVASWEVFAQSGFIPTWWGWITGPVAIVVAIFGFVIYRFRETRAMTLAQFFEMRYSRNFRLFAGVLGFVAGAINFGIIPAIGARFMVYFLQLPPELTVISYSIPTYIPLMGVFLAVALTLTISGGLITLMVTDCIEGIFSQLMYIVIIVGVLCMVDWSEMSAFIGTRPPNHSMVNPFDAWAVQDFNLWFVLMGVFVGTYGTMAWQNSSAYNAAGATPHEARMGGLLGRWREQGKSAVVVLLALAALTYLGHPDFASASEDARESIAGIGQAQIQKQMTIPVALSHMLPVGVKGALCAVLLLGIFGGDSTHLHSWGGILAQDVILPRLKRPPSPTGHIRLLRVCIIGVAIFAFLFGVFFRQTEYIIMWWQVTTAVYVGGAGAAIIGGLYWKRGTSAGAWSAMVTGAILSGGGILVYKLFGDAFLSRALQALGVPVPDFTVNGMQISFFSTLVAITLYVVVSLCTCRRPYPLNRMLHREELPLDADGRPIVAKRPWTLGRILGIDSSFGTGDKWITGSLFGWAALWFAVLLVGTAWNLVGQWGWFSWIKPWSHGTWLGFWHVTAIGLPCLITVVTGIWFTWGGIRDIRRLFRSLAGYKIDDTDNGTVEQHKPW from the coding sequence ATGCACATCCTCGACTGGCTCGTCATCCTCATCCCGTTGATCATCATCCTGACCATCGGCGTCGTCACGCATCGCTACATGAAAAGTGTCGCCCATTTTGTGTCCGGAGGACGCGTCGGAGGGCGCTATTTGCTGGCCGTAGCCAAGGGCGAGATGTCGGCAGGCGCCGTCGTGTTTGTGGCGTCGTGGGAGGTGTTCGCGCAGTCCGGGTTCATTCCCACGTGGTGGGGATGGATCACGGGTCCGGTGGCCATCGTCGTGGCGATTTTCGGGTTCGTCATTTACCGGTTTCGAGAGACGCGGGCCATGACGCTGGCGCAGTTTTTCGAGATGCGCTACAGTCGCAATTTCCGCCTGTTCGCCGGGGTGTTGGGATTCGTGGCCGGGGCGATCAACTTCGGCATCATCCCCGCGATCGGCGCGCGGTTCATGGTGTATTTTCTGCAACTGCCGCCGGAACTGACGGTCATTTCGTATTCAATTCCTACTTACATTCCGTTGATGGGAGTGTTCCTCGCCGTCGCCCTCACGCTTACGATTTCCGGCGGATTGATCACGCTGATGGTGACGGACTGCATCGAGGGGATTTTCTCCCAGTTGATGTATATCGTCATCATTGTGGGCGTGCTTTGCATGGTGGACTGGAGCGAGATGTCGGCCTTCATCGGCACGCGACCGCCGAATCATTCGATGGTCAATCCGTTCGATGCGTGGGCGGTGCAGGATTTCAATCTGTGGTTTGTCCTGATGGGTGTGTTTGTCGGCACCTACGGCACCATGGCCTGGCAAAATTCCAGCGCCTACAATGCGGCCGGAGCCACGCCGCACGAGGCGCGCATGGGTGGCCTGCTCGGGCGCTGGCGCGAGCAGGGGAAGAGTGCCGTGGTGGTGTTGCTGGCGCTGGCCGCGCTGACCTACCTGGGGCACCCCGATTTCGCCTCCGCGTCCGAAGACGCGCGCGAGTCGATTGCCGGCATCGGGCAGGCGCAGATCCAAAAGCAGATGACGATCCCGGTGGCGCTGTCCCACATGCTGCCGGTTGGCGTAAAGGGCGCGCTTTGCGCGGTGCTGTTGCTCGGCATTTTTGGCGGAGACTCCACGCATCTTCATTCCTGGGGCGGCATCCTCGCGCAGGATGTGATCCTGCCCCGCCTCAAACGTCCGCCTTCGCCAACGGGACACATCCGCCTGCTTCGGGTGTGCATCATCGGCGTGGCGATATTCGCATTTTTGTTCGGTGTATTTTTCCGGCAGACGGAATACATCATCATGTGGTGGCAGGTAACGACCGCCGTCTATGTCGGTGGAGCGGGCGCGGCGATTATCGGCGGACTTTACTGGAAGCGTGGCACCTCGGCCGGCGCATGGTCGGCGATGGTGACGGGAGCGATTCTTTCGGGCGGGGGCATCCTCGTTTACAAATTGTTCGGCGACGCATTTCTTTCACGGGCCTTGCAGGCGCTGGGTGTTCCCGTCCCGGATTTTACGGTCAACGGCATGCAGATTTCGTTTTTCTCCACGCTGGTGGCGATCACGTTATACGTTGTGGTTTCGCTGTGCACCTGCCGTCGTCCTTACCCGCTGAACAGGATGCTGCATCGCGAGGAACTGCCACTCGATGCCGATGGCCGGCCGATCGTCGCGAAGCGCCCGTGGACGCTCGGGCGAATCCTGGGCATCGACAGTTCGTTCGGCACCGGCGACAAGTGGATCACGGGGAGCCTGTTTGGCTGGGCGGCATTGTGGTTTGCGGTGTTGCTCGTCGGCACCGCCTGGAACCTTGTCGGACAATGGGGCTGGTTTTCATGGATCAAACCGTGGAGCCATGGCACGTGGCTGGGTTTCTGGCATGTGACGGCGATCGGCCTGCCCTGCCTGATCACGGTGGTGACCGGCATCTGGTTTACCTGGGGTGGCATCCGCGACATCCGGCGCCTTTTCCGTTCGCTTGCCGGTTACAAGATCGACGACACCGACAACGGCACCGTGGAGCAGCATAAACCCTGGTAA